One genomic region from Cellulomonas fengjieae encodes:
- a CDS encoding ATP-dependent DNA helicase: MPTADPSVQAARDDSVEALLDVAVGALGGVRRDGQHEMAVAVAETITKGEHLLVQAGTGTGKSLGYLVPALRHAVLEDEHVVVSTATLALQRQIITRDLPLVAKALEPHLPRPPAIALLKGWHNYVCVHKVAGGYPDDDAGTLFDLGDHAGAAEHPAPARTGGASLAESLGEQVLRLREWADETDTGDRDDLVPGVTDRAWRQVSVTSLECLGGKCPMLAECFPEKAKAASREADVVVTNHAMLGIAASGSPGVLPEHQVLIVDEAHELTDRVTAQSTSELSVATIEHAARLARRHGGVPTTDLDSASQALATVLVALPEARFRDGLPDDARDAVARVRDATRALLSVLKPESGPTAPAEGGRKVAQATMLALHEVADRMAADPEDNRHTVLWCARSEDRRGQVLTRLYAAPLAVNGLIRTNLLAGRSGVLTSATLELGGSFDPIARAVGLEVRPDAEPVGPTSLAGQATAASGKVPWRGLDVGSPFDYPRQGILYLARHLPKPGREPATDAQLDEIAELITAAGGRTLGLFSSRRAANAVAAAMRERLDVPILAQGDDQLPTLVSQFIADEATCLFGTLSLWQGVDVPGATCRLVIIDRIPFPRPDDPVSSARSDAIEKAGGNGFLAVSATHAALLLAQGAGRLIRTSEDRGVVAVLDPRLATAGYGAFLTRSLPAFWRTTDRAVAVSALQRLATPLASGA; the protein is encoded by the coding sequence GTGCCAACCGCTGACCCTTCCGTCCAGGCGGCACGCGACGACTCCGTCGAGGCGCTCCTCGACGTCGCTGTCGGTGCCCTCGGTGGCGTCCGACGCGACGGGCAGCACGAGATGGCCGTCGCCGTAGCGGAGACGATCACCAAGGGCGAGCACCTCTTGGTCCAGGCCGGAACCGGCACGGGCAAGTCCCTCGGCTACCTGGTGCCCGCCCTGCGGCACGCGGTGCTGGAGGACGAGCACGTCGTCGTCTCGACCGCCACCCTGGCGCTGCAGCGGCAGATCATCACGCGCGACCTGCCGCTCGTCGCCAAGGCGCTCGAGCCGCACCTGCCGCGGCCGCCGGCGATCGCCCTGCTCAAGGGCTGGCACAACTACGTCTGCGTGCACAAGGTCGCCGGCGGGTACCCGGACGACGACGCGGGCACGCTCTTCGACCTCGGGGACCACGCCGGCGCGGCCGAGCACCCCGCCCCCGCGCGCACCGGCGGCGCGAGCCTCGCGGAGAGCCTGGGCGAGCAGGTGCTGCGGCTGCGGGAGTGGGCGGACGAGACCGACACCGGCGACCGGGACGACCTCGTCCCCGGCGTCACGGACCGCGCCTGGCGGCAGGTGTCCGTGACCTCGCTGGAGTGCCTGGGCGGCAAGTGCCCCATGCTCGCCGAGTGCTTCCCCGAGAAGGCCAAGGCGGCCTCGCGCGAGGCGGACGTGGTCGTCACGAACCACGCCATGCTCGGCATCGCGGCCTCCGGGTCGCCGGGGGTGCTGCCCGAGCACCAGGTGCTCATCGTGGACGAGGCGCACGAGCTGACCGACCGGGTGACCGCGCAGTCGACCTCGGAGCTGTCGGTCGCCACGATCGAGCACGCCGCACGACTGGCGCGTCGCCACGGCGGCGTCCCGACCACCGACCTCGACTCGGCCAGCCAGGCGCTCGCGACCGTTCTCGTCGCGCTCCCGGAGGCCCGGTTCCGCGACGGGCTCCCGGACGACGCCCGGGACGCGGTCGCGCGCGTGCGCGACGCCACCCGCGCGCTGCTCAGCGTGCTCAAGCCGGAGTCGGGACCGACAGCGCCGGCCGAGGGCGGCCGCAAGGTCGCCCAGGCGACCATGCTCGCGCTGCACGAGGTGGCCGACCGGATGGCCGCCGACCCCGAGGACAACCGGCACACGGTCCTGTGGTGCGCGCGCAGTGAGGACCGGCGGGGCCAGGTGCTCACGCGGCTCTACGCGGCGCCGCTGGCGGTCAACGGGCTGATCCGGACCAACCTGCTGGCCGGTCGCTCGGGCGTGCTCACCTCGGCGACGCTCGAGCTCGGCGGGTCGTTCGACCCGATCGCGCGCGCTGTCGGCCTCGAGGTCCGCCCGGACGCCGAGCCGGTCGGCCCGACGTCGCTGGCAGGGCAGGCCACGGCGGCGTCCGGCAAGGTCCCGTGGCGCGGGCTCGACGTCGGCAGCCCCTTCGACTACCCGAGGCAGGGGATCCTCTACCTCGCGCGGCACCTGCCCAAGCCGGGCCGCGAGCCGGCCACCGACGCGCAGCTGGACGAGATCGCGGAGCTGATCACCGCGGCCGGCGGTCGCACCCTGGGGCTGTTCTCGTCGCGGCGTGCGGCCAACGCGGTGGCGGCCGCGATGCGCGAGCGCCTCGACGTCCCGATCCTGGCGCAGGGCGACGACCAGCTGCCGACGCTCGTCTCGCAGTTCATCGCGGACGAGGCCACCTGCCTGTTCGGCACCCTCTCGCTGTGGCAGGGCGTGGACGTGCCCGGGGCGACCTGCCGGCTGGTCATCATCGACCGCATCCCGTTCCCGCGGCCCGACGACCCCGTCAGCTCGGCGCGGTCCGACGCGATCGAGAAGGCCGGCGGCAACGGGTTCCTGGCGGTCTCCGCGACCCACGCGGCGCTGCTGCTCGCGCAGGGCGCCGGCCGGCTGATCCGCACGAGCGAGGACCGGGGCGTGGTCGCGGTGCTGGACCCGCGGCTCGCGACCGCCGGGTACGGCGCGTTCCTGACCCGGTCGTTGCCCGCGTTCTGGCGGACCACGGACCGAGCGGTGGCGGTCTCCGCACTGCAGCGGCTCGCCACCCCGTTAGCCTCGGGGGCATGA
- a CDS encoding LysM peptidoglycan-binding domain-containing protein, with amino-acid sequence MSAMVMGPAMSTVAPQRVAERVAYRIPNRVPNRMPDRMSNRMSRGTARPTTPHGAERVADSAVGAPSAAVSAAHLRLTTRGRVVLWLLAATVVALVTLLGSQASADGPVTAQEVQRHVVQPGETLWQIAESVATPSQDVRDVVVALVDLNELPDAGLMAGQVIVVPAR; translated from the coding sequence ATGAGCGCGATGGTGATGGGACCGGCGATGTCGACCGTGGCACCCCAGCGGGTGGCTGAGCGCGTGGCGTACCGCATACCCAACCGTGTGCCCAACCGCATGCCCGACCGCATGTCCAACCGCATGTCCCGCGGTACCGCCCGACCCACGACCCCTCACGGGGCAGAGCGCGTGGCGGACTCCGCCGTGGGTGCGCCCTCCGCGGCCGTGTCCGCTGCGCACCTGCGCCTCACCACGCGCGGCCGGGTCGTCCTGTGGCTGCTCGCGGCCACGGTCGTGGCGCTCGTCACGCTGCTCGGGAGCCAGGCGTCCGCGGACGGGCCGGTCACCGCGCAGGAGGTCCAGCGCCACGTGGTGCAGCCGGGCGAGACGCTGTGGCAGATCGCCGAGTCGGTGGCCACGCCGTCGCAGGACGTGCGGGACGTCGTGGTCGCACTGGTCGACCTCAACGAGCTGCCCGACGCGGGGCTCATGGCCGGCCAGGTCATCGTCGTCCCGGCACGCTGA
- the lexA gene encoding transcriptional repressor LexA, whose protein sequence is MTDSGDTSQPEKDLATIHTLPDGAPGPDGLTARQRLVLDTIRTSVESRGYPPSMREIGEAVGLTSPSSVKHQLMALERKGYLRRDPNRPRAIEVVHADDSRGVGTWTAPDGRRASFPDQGDGERLPAPSYVPVVGRIAAGGPILAEQAVEDVFPLPRQLVGDGDLFLLKVSGDSMVDAAICDGDWVVVRRQPVAENGEIVAAMIDGEATVKTFKRIDGHVWLMPHNAAYSPIPGDESTILGRVVSVLRSL, encoded by the coding sequence GTGACGGACTCAGGGGACACGTCCCAGCCCGAGAAGGACCTGGCGACCATCCACACGCTGCCCGACGGCGCACCCGGCCCCGACGGGCTCACGGCGCGGCAGCGGCTCGTGCTGGACACCATCCGGACGTCGGTCGAGTCCCGCGGCTACCCGCCGAGCATGCGCGAGATCGGGGAGGCCGTCGGCCTCACCAGCCCGTCGAGCGTCAAGCACCAGCTCATGGCGCTCGAGCGCAAGGGATACCTGCGCCGGGACCCGAACCGTCCTCGCGCCATCGAGGTCGTGCACGCGGACGACTCGCGCGGCGTGGGCACGTGGACGGCGCCGGACGGCCGCCGGGCGAGCTTCCCCGACCAGGGGGACGGCGAGCGCCTGCCCGCCCCCTCCTACGTCCCGGTCGTGGGGCGGATCGCGGCAGGTGGGCCCATCCTCGCCGAGCAGGCGGTGGAGGACGTCTTCCCGCTCCCCCGTCAGCTGGTCGGCGACGGCGACCTCTTCCTGCTCAAGGTGAGCGGCGACTCCATGGTCGACGCGGCGATCTGCGACGGCGACTGGGTCGTGGTGCGGCGCCAGCCGGTCGCGGAGAACGGCGAGATCGTCGCCGCGATGATCGACGGCGAGGCCACGGTCAAGACGTTCAAGCGGATCGACGGGCACGTCTGGCTCATGCCCCACAACGCCGCCTACTCCCCCATCCCGGGTGACGAGTCCACCATCCTGGGCCGGGTCGTCAGCGTGCTGCGCAGCCTGTGA
- the hflX gene encoding GTPase HflX translates to MPRRAWAPRATLEPPDEKRNPLTDPQHTVSETEDTPQTRSPQEVADDVVARVLARAGATLHDGATVHSSYDGDQLELEERTSLRRVAGLSTELQDVTEVEYRQLRLEKVVLVGVWGSGTVTDAEISLRELAQLAETAGSQVLDGLLQRRQKPDPGTYLGSGKAAELAALVASVGADTVVVDGELAPSQRRALEDIVRVKVIDRTALILDIFAQHAKSREGKAQVELAQLEYLLPRLRGWGDSMSRQAGGQVGGAAAGMGSRGPGETKIELDRRRIRNRMAKLRREIAAMEPARVTKRASRKKHAIPSVAIAGYTNAGKSSLLNRLTHAGVLVENALFATLDPTVRRAETLDGRIYTLADTVGFVRALPHQLVEAFRSTLEEVADADLILHVVDASHPDPEGQIAAVRHVFADIPGAMDVPEIIVLNKADLASSEAIARLRSREVHSIVVSAHSGEGIDQLQALIADQLPRPGVSIDVVIPYDRGDLVSRVHEHGEIQTEEHTGDGTAIRARVDEGLAAELEAAAQPRP, encoded by the coding sequence ATGCCTCGGCGGGCGTGGGCACCGCGTGCGACCCTGGAGCCACCGGATGAGAAGAGGAACCCCTTGACCGACCCGCAGCACACCGTGAGCGAGACCGAGGACACCCCGCAGACGCGGTCCCCGCAGGAGGTGGCCGACGACGTCGTGGCCCGGGTGCTCGCCAGGGCAGGGGCGACGCTGCACGACGGCGCCACGGTGCACTCCAGCTACGACGGCGACCAGCTGGAGCTGGAGGAGCGCACGTCACTCCGCCGGGTCGCCGGGTTGTCGACCGAGCTCCAGGACGTCACCGAGGTCGAGTACCGCCAGCTGCGGCTCGAGAAGGTCGTCCTGGTAGGGGTCTGGGGCTCCGGCACGGTCACGGACGCCGAGATCTCGCTGCGCGAGCTGGCCCAGCTCGCCGAGACCGCCGGCTCGCAGGTGCTCGACGGGCTGCTCCAGCGCCGCCAGAAGCCCGACCCCGGGACCTACCTCGGCTCGGGCAAGGCCGCGGAGCTGGCCGCCCTGGTCGCGAGCGTCGGCGCGGACACCGTCGTCGTCGACGGCGAGCTGGCACCGTCGCAGCGCCGCGCGCTGGAGGACATCGTCCGCGTCAAGGTCATCGACCGCACGGCGCTGATCCTCGACATCTTCGCCCAGCACGCCAAGTCCCGGGAGGGCAAGGCGCAGGTCGAGCTCGCGCAGCTGGAGTACCTGCTCCCGCGCCTGCGTGGCTGGGGCGACTCGATGTCCCGGCAGGCCGGTGGTCAGGTCGGCGGCGCGGCAGCCGGGATGGGCTCGCGCGGTCCCGGTGAGACGAAGATCGAGCTCGACCGTCGGCGGATCCGCAACCGCATGGCCAAGCTGCGGCGGGAGATCGCGGCGATGGAGCCGGCCCGCGTCACCAAGCGGGCCTCCCGCAAGAAGCACGCCATCCCGTCGGTCGCGATCGCGGGCTACACCAACGCGGGCAAGTCGTCGCTGCTCAACCGGCTGACGCACGCGGGAGTCCTGGTGGAGAACGCGCTGTTCGCCACCCTGGACCCGACGGTCCGCCGGGCGGAGACGCTCGACGGCCGCATCTACACCCTCGCCGACACGGTGGGGTTCGTCCGGGCGCTCCCGCACCAGCTGGTCGAGGCGTTCCGATCCACGCTGGAGGAGGTCGCCGACGCCGACCTGATCCTGCACGTGGTCGACGCGTCGCACCCGGACCCGGAGGGTCAGATCGCCGCCGTCCGGCACGTGTTCGCGGACATCCCCGGTGCCATGGACGTGCCCGAGATCATCGTCCTGAACAAGGCCGATCTCGCCTCGTCCGAGGCGATCGCCCGGCTGCGTTCCCGCGAGGTGCACTCGATCGTCGTGTCCGCGCACAGCGGTGAGGGCATCGACCAGCTCCAGGCGCTCATCGCCGACCAGCTGCCGCGCCCCGGCGTGAGCATCGACGTCGTGATCCCGTACGACCGTGGCGACCTGGTGAGCAGGGTGCACGAGCACGGCGAGATCCAGACCGAGGAGCACACGGGTGACGGCACAGCCATCCGCGCGCGGGTGGACGAGGGCCTCGCCGCCGAGCTGGAGGCGGCCGCGCAGCCCCGTCCGTGA
- a CDS encoding L-lactate dehydrogenase, with protein MTESLDMEDVGLTPFRSGRRPSKLAIVGAGAVGSTMAYAALMRGAARSIALYDVNASKVEAEALDLSHGIQFMPMAQVVGSDEIAVCADADVVMFTAGAKQKPGQSRLDLAEATIGLVRKVLPALVEVAPDAVYVMVTNPVDVVTYAALKISGLPSSQLFGSGTVLDSSRLRYLIAQHTGVAVQNVHAYIAGEHGDTELPLWGSASIGSVPLLEWTGAGGDGALTADVRDRITREVVESAYRIIEGKGATNYAVALAGSRIIEAVLKDEGRVLPVSSLLDDFYGISDVCLSVPAIVGAHGVAERLRVPLSEDELAGLRSSADAVRSVARRFGF; from the coding sequence ATGACCGAGAGCCTGGACATGGAAGACGTGGGCCTGACGCCGTTCCGCAGCGGGCGGCGCCCGTCCAAGCTGGCGATCGTGGGCGCGGGGGCCGTCGGGTCCACGATGGCGTACGCGGCCCTGATGCGCGGAGCGGCACGCTCGATCGCGCTGTACGACGTCAACGCGTCCAAGGTCGAGGCGGAGGCGCTGGACCTGAGCCACGGCATCCAGTTCATGCCCATGGCGCAGGTGGTGGGGTCCGACGAGATCGCGGTGTGCGCGGACGCGGACGTCGTGATGTTCACCGCAGGGGCCAAGCAGAAGCCCGGCCAGTCCCGGCTGGACCTGGCGGAGGCGACCATCGGGCTGGTCCGCAAGGTGCTCCCGGCGCTGGTCGAGGTCGCGCCGGACGCGGTCTACGTGATGGTCACCAACCCGGTCGACGTCGTGACGTACGCCGCGCTCAAGATCTCCGGCCTGCCGTCCTCGCAGCTGTTCGGCTCCGGCACGGTCCTGGACTCCTCGCGGCTGCGCTACCTGATCGCGCAGCACACGGGCGTGGCAGTGCAGAACGTCCACGCGTACATCGCGGGCGAGCACGGGGACACCGAGCTGCCCCTGTGGGGGTCCGCGAGCATCGGCTCGGTGCCGCTGCTCGAGTGGACCGGCGCCGGTGGCGACGGAGCCCTGACGGCCGACGTACGGGACAGGATCACGCGGGAGGTCGTCGAGTCGGCGTACCGGATCATCGAGGGCAAGGGCGCGACCAACTACGCGGTGGCCCTGGCCGGCTCGCGGATCATCGAGGCCGTCCTCAAGGACGAGGGGCGAGTGCTACCCGTGTCCTCGCTGCTCGACGACTTCTACGGGATCAGCGACGTCTGCCTGTCCGTCCCGGCGATCGTCGGGGCGCACGGCGTGGCCGAGCGGCTCCGCGTCCCGCTCTCGGAGGACGAGCTCGCCGGCCTGCGCTCGTCGGCGGACGCGGTCCGCTCGGTGGCGCGACGCTTCGGGTTCTGA
- the nrdR gene encoding transcriptional regulator NrdR, whose amino-acid sequence MHCPFCRHPDSRVVDSRTSDDGSTIRRRRQCPQCNRRFTTVETASLSVVKRSGATEPFSREKIAGGVRKACQGRPVSEDDLALLAQKVEETLRGAGSAEIDAYEIGLAILGPLRELDEVAYLRFASVYQAFDSLEDFEAAITVLRAEHESSPVGEGGVPEEGGPVERGGPVEQGGPVEPADDGVRSS is encoded by the coding sequence GTGCACTGTCCGTTCTGCCGCCATCCGGACTCGCGGGTCGTCGACTCGCGCACCTCGGACGACGGGTCGACCATCCGACGACGGCGGCAGTGCCCGCAGTGCAACCGCCGCTTCACCACCGTCGAGACCGCCAGCCTCTCGGTGGTGAAGCGCTCCGGAGCCACCGAGCCGTTCAGCCGCGAGAAGATCGCCGGCGGCGTGCGCAAGGCGTGCCAGGGACGTCCGGTGAGCGAGGACGACCTGGCGCTGCTGGCCCAGAAGGTCGAGGAGACCCTGCGCGGTGCGGGCTCGGCGGAGATCGACGCGTACGAGATCGGCCTGGCCATCCTCGGCCCGCTGCGTGAGCTCGACGAGGTCGCCTACCTCCGGTTCGCGAGCGTCTACCAGGCGTTCGACTCGCTGGAGGACTTCGAGGCGGCGATCACCGTGCTGCGCGCGGAGCACGAGTCCTCGCCGGTGGGCGAGGGGGGTGTGCCCGAGGAGGGCGGGCCGGTCGAGCGGGGCGGGCCAGTCGAGCAGGGCGGGCCGGTCGAGCCGGCCGACGACGGCGTCCGGTCCAGCTGA